In Sinobacterium caligoides, the sequence GCGAAGCCCATGCTTTCAAGTAGCCGAGTGATGCTAGGTTCTGGCGAATATATCACAGGGGTGTGCTGATAATGACGTTGCGCTTGAATCGCCAGTTTTGCTAACAAACCAAGCGTTGTGCTATCGATGCCCTCAGCTTCAGAAACATCGATCAAAATACTCTTAAAGCTCTCATCGAGAAAAATTAGCTGTAAATATTTGTCAAAAGACGTACACCAAGTCATCCTGACGTCGCCGACAAATTTGATCATATAAGCACCGTCATGCTTAGCGACCCATATCTTTCCCGTTTGCATCTCTACCCCTTAACAATCATCAAGACCGCTATATCATCTGGTGCCTCTTCTACCGTGTCGAGGGCCAATAGTTGAGATAGCTCCGCCATATCTTTAGGCTCCCCTGAAAATAAGTTTAGGAGATACGCCTCTTTTGCCATCAGATCAGGCGGCGGCAGTATCTCTAAAATACCATCCGAGAACAAGTTCAAGGTAAAAGTATTGGGTAGCTGCAACGTATTCTCGTGGAAGTCTGCCTCTTCAAAAAGCCCAACAGGCATCCCTTTACCTTGAATATATTCAGGTTTTCCATCGGCAACAAGGATGGGCAACGGTAGGTGACCCGCAACTGAATACGACATCTCATTACTCGTCATATCGATCACACCGAAAAACATGGTCATATGCTTTTCAAAGCCGGAGTTCAATAACGATCGATTTACCTTACCCAAGAAAGTCTTAGGCTCAAGTATCGCTTGGCTACGGCCACGTTGATAATAGCTATATTGCCGAGCCGAAAAGTTTTTCAGTAACGCAGTAAGAAAAGCAGAAGAGGCTCCGTGGCCGGAGACATCGGCAATAAAGAAGGTAAGCCAACGCCCATCGACAATCAGGTAATCAACAAAATCACCACTCAAGTAGAGTGAAGGAATAATCCGGTGACTCAAAGAATAATCACCAGCACTAAGCGGACTTGCCGGTAACAGCTTCTGCTGGATCATTCGCCCCGCCTGCTGGTCTTGCTCCAGCAACTTCAGGTTAAACTTCAACTGTGTATTTTTAGCTTCAAGTTCAGTACGATAACGGAGGTTTTCCTCCCGTAACCGGCTCTGTTCGAGGCAGCGCGCAATACTATGTTCAAGTACCTCAAGATCAACTATTGGCTTAATAAAGTAGTCACATGCCCCCAGCCTTAAAGCTTCGACGGCATCGTTCATTCCTCCTGCCCCCGAAATAACGATAA encodes:
- a CDS encoding STAS domain-containing protein, with translation MQTGKIWVAKHDGAYMIKFVGDVRMTWCTSFDKYLQLIFLDESFKSILIDVSEAEGIDSTTLGLLAKLAIQAQRHYQHTPVIYSPEPSITRLLESMGFADVFSMTGTLEGAWDDVVSLSDGDCSEEEVRDKVIEAHKVLMTMNEGNRLKFEELVSTLEASIDS
- a CDS encoding SpoIIE family protein phosphatase; the protein is MPTDENAVILTIDDDDGVRQSIAAYLEDSGFSVIEAVDGEQGLTLFEQYSPDIVLTDLRMPNIDGLTVLQEITKRVPEQPVIVISGAGGMNDAVEALRLGACDYFIKPIVDLEVLEHSIARCLEQSRLREENLRYRTELEAKNTQLKFNLKLLEQDQQAGRMIQQKLLPASPLSAGDYSLSHRIIPSLYLSGDFVDYLIVDGRWLTFFIADVSGHGASSAFLTALLKNFSARQYSYYQRGRSQAILEPKTFLGKVNRSLLNSGFEKHMTMFFGVIDMTSNEMSYSVAGHLPLPILVADGKPEYIQGKGMPVGLFEEADFHENTLQLPNTFTLNLFSDGILEILPPPDLMAKEAYLLNLFSGEPKDMAELSQLLALDTVEEAPDDIAVLMIVKG